DNA from Tripterygium wilfordii isolate XIE 37 chromosome 15, ASM1340144v1, whole genome shotgun sequence:
TTGAAGTATAATACTTATCTATATTGACATTAATcgataaaaatgataaatgcaTGTCTATGATCCTCTGAGTAGTTAGCAAATTCAATGGGTTATTTTGTCAACAATGGTTTAAATATATGATTGGAATAGGAGAGTCGCTAGCTAGTTGTGTTCGACTTAAATGGATATTAACAAAGTCATAAATATTAAGAGACTTTTCAAGAGAATGTAAAATTAATAGAAAATGACATGAATTAGTACATATtcctaaataaaatttatattatctaaaggttaaacaaaaacaaaattacaaaacataTAATCTTAGGCCATAGAACAGTATTACATTAATACACACATCAAACTTCTTTTTTCTGTACACGAGAAGTTCCCACAATTTGTGAATTGATTGCTCTGCAATTCTTCCGAATCTCTCCAGCCGACTCGGTAAGAGGGtttatattctctcttttttttcttaaagaTTTATAATCAAACATCTAATTAATATATAAGCAAATTCCAAACACCTCTCATAAAAACGAACACATTTTATGAGCCTAAGTTCTACAAGAGGTACAAGAGAATAAGTCTGTACAGGACCAATGGCCCGAAGTGTATAATATTTATTGATATATTTGAACTTGGATTTCTAACAATTTTGATCACAAAATTAGCAAAGTCACTAAAGAAAAtattgtgggtgtttggcagtgcgtttgcactgcgttcagttgcaacacacctcacagcaccacagttttttgtgacacgccaaacagcttttgcgttccaactcacctcacagcaccacagctttttacctcacagcacctcaccacacctcacagcactcccaaacgcttacaatgtatgttgaattgtcctacgtaatcaaattaggtcaattattttattttagattaatgtacaatataaacattaagttattttatattaatattattagtcatctaatataaccgtaatttagatacgccaaacgcacctcacagcaccacaccgcaccgcaccacagttttaaaagtgatgcgccaaacagctttttgcgttccaactcacctcacagcaccacagttttataactcacagcaccacaccacacctcacagcacctcacagcattcccaaacaagcccattatAATTAGTGCTGTATTTTtgtagtgtgtttggattgagagatttggggtagggtggaagggaagggaggggagagAAGGGAGAGAAGAAAATGGAAGTTAAAATACttttttggatagataaaaaagaaaggaaatacaattattttaatttattaatatatcCTTATATAGTAATTTACATAAAAGACCCCCTGAATTTCTAATTTATACCCCTCATATTAAGCCATGGTTTCGTCCGTTTCGTCCCTATCAACAGGTTGATTGACCGCAACTCAACAAAATCCGACCTTggaatcaatctatatatatataactgaggatccacaaggcttctccttaattcatggtgccacgtggacgtctttacaaaaagCCTAtatagacaaaataaaattttaaaatatattagaaaactttaagacccacaaccacacacataaatatattacagaactttaatacccacaaccacattcatacactttaagacccacaaccacactaatacagttaatagtattcaaataattttaaaattatattgaattgtaatCAAATAATCTTTCAAGGCCGATGGCAATATTGAAAGATTTAAAGCCCGTTTGGTTGTAAAGGGCTATACACAGAAATATGGTGTGGATTATCTTGACACTTTTTCTCCGGTTGCTAAGATGAGTACCATTCGACTTTTCTTGGCTGTTGCGGCTATCAAGGGCTGGCATTTACATCAACTCGATGTGAATAATGCTTTTCTACATGGGGATCTTCATGAAGAGGTTTACATGCGTATTCCACCTGGTTATCATGGTAAGGGGGAGCAGCCTGTTCCTTGCACTTCACCACTGGTTTGTAGGTTGAATAAATCCTTATATGGTCTCAAGCAAGCTTCACGGCAAAAAAGCCTAcatagacaaaataaaattttaaaatatattagaaaactttaagacccacaaccacacacataaatatattacagaactttaatacccacaaccacattcatacactttaagacccacaaccacactcatacagttaatagtattcaaataatattaaaattatattgaattgtatgggaatttaatatttcatatgagtggtttgatattgttttggtttctcaaaggtcatgtattgctaattatgagagtcttttgatattactcaattaatgaaattcatttgtagtatttagtttgaaaacattttgtgtgtttttgacattaattaccatcattttgtgggaatttttgtgtgtttttatcattttgtgtgtttttgatatattttgtgtgtttttgtagtatttagttgatgtattgtgcatgtttagagtttggtcaggtttagtagtctgtttggattgcaacatacacaacatgagaggcttttctcatgctatattgttctaatgtgtaagtaaattcagctcatttgatattggaacatgtaagtggtgacaggaaagcacggtagaattcaatgagttgttgaaggtcaaagcgattataggcataaatctaccagtcatacataacatttcaaaaatataaattcaaaaatcttattctaaaaatattaagaattttattccaaaaatatcatttcaaaaatactacttatgctacattgtacttctcgatattaaatgtcactttgtagagattgttgtactaaccataaaatattgtctcataaacatgtctttggtgacctataacattttgtagatactagcgacgcaaataaaaattgataaactcttagcatacttattccttatgcatcaaatttcttacaccctattagaaattttgtttcttagcaaattaaaaaacaagtattgtacatattttatcttcatctcacaatcatctctattttctacaattaaagctctactgcttttcatgttaacaaagtattgaaaaactttcacacatctctattttccaatcaaaatatatgccgcgcgaagcgcgggcatgcaactagtgaTTAAGTAAAGTTAGTGATCAATTTGCAACGTTTGAAATATAAGTTACTGAGTTGTAACGGTGTCTATCTGTCAGTGATCAAAACTAACATTTACtcatttctcttttattttgataattattTTGCTTTCATTTGTTTATGGAATTGGAATCAACAGAACAACAACAGACAATAGAAGCGGCCCAATCGAGTTGGCTAAGGCCGCGCATTCGAGCTAGCCCATTACCTGACGCGGCCCATTATTATTCGTGActtgtgatttttattttggggtacatttggatttggattctaATTTGCGTTTGAGATATGTATGGCGCCAAATGCAATCCTTCTCCAACAATGGCACTGAAATTTTGTGCAACAAATCCGGGACTCCAATTCAATTCATCACACACATCATCTCCATCACTCAAGCCCAAACCTCTTGTTGGTCTCAGATCCCACAGATCCTTCAAAAGCTATCGAAACCAAATACGTATTCAGATCTGTCAATCCTATTTGGTCGATGAACAACTGCAGGAGACCTCATTCTCTGACGCAGAGAACCAGCTCATCGCGATCGGGATCCAAGGTTGTGGCCGATCCGCTTCTCCTCGCCAGCTCAATGTAGGTTACGTTTTTTGTCGATTGATTGAGTTGAAGGTATTTGAACTTTCAGTGattgtttaatttgaaaaattagGGTTGTTGCAGGATGTGAAGCTGGCGGTGAAAGTTCTAGAAGGATTAGGAGGCGTACCTGATCCAGTGAGTGACTATTTTTGGTGAAATTTTTTATGGCTCTTTTGTTCTTGAGTTTTGTCATGAGATGCGACTTGAGTGTTTCGGTATTATGCAGACTGCAGACGGACTCTAGTTTGATTGAAGGTCGCTGGAAACTGATGTTTATTACCAGACCAGGAACAGCATCTTCGATTCAGGTTTGGATGTTATtctctgctttatatatatgGCAATTTGACTGATGCATACATCTTCAGTGTTTGTATGGCTCCATTAATGACTTCAAATATACGGCCAGCACCTGCTTGTTGAAAGTACAGAATCATCTGAGCAAAACCTACCTCTTTTGATTTTGGAAGGGAAAGTTAGAATAGGTTTTACTTGAGTAAGGATTGTTATTTTTGTATGTTGATGATTTTCTAAGCCTTTTTTATTGCTCTTTCAATCAATCAATTTGTTGAGAAATAACAAACTTATTAGAGGTAGTAAGCTGCTTTTGTGTGAGTCGTGTTAAGGAATAACATGTCTGCAGTCTACCTCCAGATTGTAAAGAGAATGTTTCCATTGTTGCTTGCACATGCAAAATAAGAAGGTCCATAGTTTGACATAGCTAAAATGATATGACGTAGGTTATAAAGGTCCCTCCCAAataatgctcttcttttttaatAACAGTTGCGTCTATCATTTGGATATAATTGTAAAGAACATTTGTCGGAGTTGACTTCTTCAGTGTTTTTTAAGACGTCTATCTTTGGACAAATGATCCACGCCTCCAATATTGTAAGATTCTCCGATGCAATAGGCAAGCTGAAAATGGAGGTATGACTTCCTCATCTAATATTACAACTGAAAATGCAAGGCCGTTATTTTTGGTAACTTTTCTATAGTGCGAAGGATATCATGGCCTTTTCTTCTCAGAACTCATAAATTTTGATTATAgatattttctctctcatttatGCGTTGTAGAGGCAGCAGCATCAATTAAAGACGGTAAACGAATTCTTATCCAATTTGCAAAAGCTTCCTTATCCAGTGCCATTTAGGCTTCTTGGTGATGAAGCAAAAGGTTGGTTAGATGGTATATTTGTCCTCCTCTGGAAACCTGCAAAGTTCGAGAGGAAACAAGGTAATAGGCTCTGTATTTCCTTTAGGGTTACTAACTAACTTTGCACTTCTGCTGTTCCATGATGCTCGTATTTTTGTCTGAATGGAACATAGAAGCACTTTGATATACGTTTGAACATATTCTCCTTTAGTTTGATCTACTAAAGACAACTAGCTACGTCTCTTTAGCGCAGGGCACTACATTTGTCCTGCAAAAGCAAACCAAACCTAGGCAAAAGCTtttatttgcaatttcaacTGGAACAGGAGTTTTAGAGGTAAAATTATCAGTTAACGAATGAAATTAATTTGGAAGTAAATGTTACTATGTTACTGGAATAGTTGCCTGACTAATATCTTTCCTGCCATAACCTTTTCAGGCAATTGATGAGTTTATCTCCTCAAATCAGAATA
Protein-coding regions in this window:
- the LOC120016490 gene encoding probable plastid-lipid-associated protein 12, chloroplastic isoform X1 produces the protein MFITRPGTASSIQLRLSFGYNCKEHLSELTSSVFFKTSIFGQMIHASNIVRFSDAIGKLKMERQQHQLKTVNEFLSNLQKLPYPVPFRLLGDEAKGWLDGIFVLLWKPAKFERKQAQGTTFVLQKQTKPRQKLLFAISTGTGVLEAIDEFISSNQNKTEDDLELLKGEWQMMSSSQTVTDRQIVG
- the LOC120016490 gene encoding probable plastid-lipid-associated protein 12, chloroplastic isoform X2; its protein translation is MFITRPGTASSIQLRLSFGYNCKEHLSELTSSVFFKTSIFGQMIHASNIVRFSDAIGKLKMERQQHQLKTVNEFLSNLQKLPYPVPFRLLGDEAKGWLDGIFVLLWKPAKFERKQAQGTTFVLQKQTKPRQKLLFAISTGTGVLEAIDEFISSNQNKTEDDLELLKGEWQMMSSSQ